The following proteins are co-located in the Flectobacillus major DSM 103 genome:
- a CDS encoding DoxX family protein, with protein MTTIEQIEHWGDSHHPAWLDIVRISLGVLLFLKGVSFIGDTTYLGNLVEGLHFNAWTFVAVHYVAFAHLVGGLMIAIGCMTRTASVFQIPILFVAVFFTNLRNGFSYLNSELWLSLIVLILLIIFAIAGSGKFSFDEYARTHTPKGKK; from the coding sequence ATGACAACTATCGAACAAATAGAACATTGGGGCGACTCCCATCACCCTGCATGGCTCGACATCGTACGGATTTCGCTTGGGGTTCTACTCTTTCTCAAAGGAGTTAGTTTTATTGGTGACACTACCTATTTAGGAAATCTTGTCGAAGGCCTACACTTCAATGCTTGGACTTTTGTGGCGGTACACTATGTAGCCTTTGCCCATTTGGTTGGTGGCTTAATGATTGCCATTGGCTGTATGACTCGTACGGCTTCAGTTTTTCAAATTCCTATTCTATTTGTTGCTGTATTCTTTACCAACTTACGCAATGGCTTCTCTTATCTCAATTCTGAGCTTTGGCTTTCGTTGATTGTTCTCATTTTACTTATCATATTTGCGATTGCTGGTTCAGGTAAATTTTCTTTTGACGAATACGCTCGCACCCACACGCCCAAAGGCAAGAAATAA
- the rplL gene encoding 50S ribosomal protein L7/L12 — protein MADLKAFAEQLVNLTVKEVNELAAILKDEYGIEPAAAAAVVVAGGGAGDAAEAPAEKTSFDVILKAAGANKLAVVKLVKDLTGLGLKEAKEVVDGAPKAIKEGVSKEEAEGLKKSLEEAGAEVEVK, from the coding sequence ATGGCAGATTTAAAAGCATTCGCTGAACAATTAGTAAATTTAACAGTTAAAGAAGTTAACGAATTAGCAGCTATCTTGAAAGATGAGTATGGTATCGAACCTGCTGCTGCTGCTGCAGTAGTTGTAGCTGGTGGTGGTGCTGGTGATGCTGCTGAAGCTCCTGCTGAAAAAACATCTTTCGACGTAATCTTGAAAGCTGCTGGTGCTAACAAATTGGCAGTAGTTAAATTGGTGAAAGACTTAACTGGTCTTGGCTTGAAAGAAGCTAAAGAAGTAGTTGACGGAGCTCCAAAAGCTATCAAAGAAGGCGTTTCTAAAGAAGAAGCTGAAGGTTTGAAAAAATCTTTAGAAGAAGCTGGTGCTGAAGTTGAAGTTAAGTAA
- the rplJ gene encoding 50S ribosomal protein L10, which translates to MTKEEKAVIIGELSEKFAATPYFYITDTAGLTVAEVNAFRRLCFQRGLEYRIVKNTLIAKALETTGTDYTPFNDTVLKGMSGVIFSPENPKTPAKLIKDFKKEAGKDKIRFKGASIEGGLFIGEDQLAALENVKSRQEMIGDIIGLLQSPAKNVVSALQSSGGKLAGILKTLSEREG; encoded by the coding sequence ATGACTAAAGAAGAAAAAGCAGTAATTATTGGAGAGTTGAGCGAAAAGTTCGCTGCTACTCCATACTTCTACATCACTGATACCGCTGGGTTGACCGTTGCAGAAGTAAACGCATTCAGAAGACTTTGTTTTCAACGTGGCTTAGAGTATCGTATCGTAAAAAATACTTTGATTGCTAAGGCTCTTGAAACTACAGGAACTGACTATACTCCTTTCAATGATACAGTTTTAAAAGGAATGTCTGGTGTGATTTTCTCTCCTGAAAATCCTAAGACTCCTGCAAAATTGATCAAAGATTTCAAGAAGGAAGCTGGTAAAGATAAAATCCGTTTCAAAGGTGCTTCTATTGAAGGTGGCTTGTTTATCGGAGAAGATCAATTGGCAGCTCTTGAAAACGTGAAGTCAAGACAAGAAATGATTGGCGACATCATTGGATTGTTGCAATCTCCTGCGAAAAACGTTGTTTCTGCTCTTCAAAGCAGCGGCGGCAAATTGGCAGGTATCTTGAAAACTTTATCGGAAAGAGAAGGTTAA